One Tachysurus vachellii isolate PV-2020 chromosome 8, HZAU_Pvac_v1, whole genome shotgun sequence genomic window carries:
- the rbm44 gene encoding RNA-binding protein 44 → MWYPPTVLVPFFVEPNARRSANVPAPVMWPLRPFDQQLRDMLGYRELGQFVEDRRKLLLRSLYELVKMNHFLELTDPQLLGWYHSLTEESLNLILEEGGFFQFLHRHPALEVSRNIVHLKQNVVGNCLPLAADMPSRLDESRRATLYGVSQCVNCGTSCPSGAKKSKCCSMLVLNSGENVSLHEEEKTLQLLPNNLRAELNLESGQVSEDMDMSSQQSDCIQSTSTNLSVTQSNILDRFQPRNNSSDGKLLCQIWEEKAQCDGKHFRESKDQLAQASFFHNSDHDQVPLLTDTNSDLVRETSTECYSFNSTTVEHTSGQWSDVTNTSIKANKGSTEASTNDEPGTSGTENCTFTDSFLNNCSERTNLTGDFQKVCSEGDLKCETNSDECHNVNKKESSSLAACVPFINPSWSASGQSTHASEFTRGACISSTSRSKLNVKTTTTSKIHPVPLSVSQTVDTSSDFRACFTSTRATEVTQDDFMKHCQDVSTGTDLCPVNQETQTIQRPTSEKGIITEVYMSDLDALCEEFEKLKMMEEELMLLKKEMPSATGPRSEQSCGCGAVSRARWAELRLLALQFAMCQQHCWRRFYTSYEGETSLQGIELVPDAMSQTLKSLEDDYLKMKRKILEGVPLDNLKPLAVDTKRLTAATCYRPSLIYEAFLGVGSSFKPTSLKDEGQTNQAIEDLKISTTDHEHFVKNTTAPQCNSATSSETVSSMRSRVVPASSQQPGVSSDSKPYSGARKDLNSGDAWYDAEEEFGCDARSCKEDRQTGLNDQGDSKQQNVDPLTKIDRCFLLCVLNLPNTVTEHDLLLWFAKYHTNQVSLSNFTNTRVAIVSVRNSNDAEAAVREMNGQTIQGHKLHVEHLHKPPASDQVTMKESCVQLSPAAHKAGEELIPPSSNNNFHAARPLCCSLDKLTNVCTTPTASGTFVPQHYCTMGSFDTIMAQLSERYPKIGKQQIVSALLELQEKHCDLLTHSATD, encoded by the exons ATGTGGTATCCTCCTACCGTGTTGGTACCATTTTTTGTAGAGCCAAACGCACGCAGGTCAGCAAATGTTCCTGCCCCAGTGATGTGGCCCCTCAGACCGTTTGATCAGCAGTTACGCGACATGCTCG GCTATAGGGAACTCGGCCAGTTTGTTGAGGACAGAAGGAAGCTCCTGTTGAG GTCTTTGTATGAGCTTGTGAAAATGAACCACTTTCTGGAGTTGACTGATCCACAGTTGCTTGGTTGGTATCATTCCTTAACTGAAGAAAGCTTAAACCTGATACTAG aagaaGGAGGATTCTTTCAGTTTCTGCACAGACACCCTGCTCTTGAAGTATCTAGAAATATTGTTCACTTAAAGC AGAACGTTGTAGGAAATTGTCTTCCCCTTGCAGCTGATATGCCTTCAAGACTTGatga ATCAAGAAGGGCTACTCTTTATGGCGTCTCACAGTGTGTAAATTGTGGTACGAGTTGTCCATCTGGTGCTAAAAAGAGCAAATGCTGTAGTATGCTGGTCCTAAACTCAGGGGAAAATGTTTCCTTACATG AGGAAGAAAAGACACTTCAGTTGCTACCAAACAACCTACGAGCGGAGCTGAATCTGGAATCTGGACAAGTCAGTGAGGATATGGATATGAGTTCTCAGCAGTCTGATTGCATTCAGAGCACCTCAACTAATTTGTCTGTCACACAGAGCAACATTTTAGACAGATTCCAGCCAAGGAACAACTCTAGTGATGGCAAGCTTTTGTGTCAGATTTGGGAGGAAAAAGCACAGTGTGATGGGAAGCATTTCCGAGAATCTAAAGATCAGTTGGCGCAAGCAAGCTTTTTTCATAATAGTGATCATGACCAGGTACCTCTTCTGACCGATACCAATTCAGATCTAGTACGGGAGACTAGTACAGAGTGTTACAGTTTTAACAGCACTACAGTGGAGCACACATCTGGCCAGTGGAGTGATGTCACAAATACCTCCATAAAGGCCAATAAAGGCAGCACTGAAGCATCTACCAATGATGAACCTGGGACCTCTGGTACAGAAAATTGTACATTTACTGATTCCTTCCTCAACAACTGCTCAGAGCGGACCAACCTCACCGGGGATTTCCAAAAGGTCTGTAGTGAGGGTGAcctgaaatgtgagacaaatTCAGATGAGTGTCATAATGTGAACAAAAAAGAATCCTCAAGCTTAGCAGCTTGTGTTCCATTCATTAACCCCAGCTGGTCAGCATCTGGCCAGAGTACTCATGCGAGTGAATTTACACGTGGGGCGTGCATTTCATCCACCAGCCGGAGCAAGCTAAACGTCAAAACCACAACAACGAGTAAGATACATCCTGTTCCCCTCAGTGTGAGCCAGACAGTGGATACCAGCAGTGACTTCAGAGCTTGTTTTACATCCACCCGGGCAACAGAAGTCACTCAGGACGACTTTATGAAGCATTGCCAAGATGTTTCCACGGGCACTGACTTGTGTCCTGTTAACCAGGAGACACAGACAATTCAAAGGCCCACTTCTGAGAAAGGCATCATTACTGAAGTCTACATGTCTGACTTGGATGCTCTGTGTGAG GAATTTGAGAAACTCAAAATGATGGAAGAAGAGCTAatgcttttaaagaaagaaatgccaAG TGCTACAGGGCCCAGGAGTGAACAGAGCTGTGGATGTGGTGCTGTTTCACGTGCTAGATGGGCAGAGCTGCGTCTACTGGCTCTGCAGTTTGCCATGTGCCAGCAACATTGCTGGAGGCGTTTCTATACCTCATATGAGGGTGAAACTTCACTTCAGGG AATCGAATTAGTGCCCGATGCAATGTCACAGACCCTGAAGAGCCTGGAGGACGATTACCTCAAAATGAAAAGGAAGATACTGGAAGGGGTTCCACTGGATAATCTCAAGCCGCTGGCTGTGGACACTAAGAGGTTAACAGCCGCAACATGCTACAGGCCATCTTTG ATTTACGAGGCTTTTTTAGGTGTTGGTTCTTCCTTCAA GCCCACTAGTCTTAAAGATGAGGGCCAGACTAACCAAGCCATTGAGGACTTGAAAATAAGCACCACAGACCACGAACATTTCGTCAAGAATACAACAGCTCCTCAG TGTAATTCTGCCACGTCATCTGAAACTGTGAGCAGCATGAGAAGTAGGGTTGTGCCTGCTTCCAGCCAACAACCAGGAGTTTCTAGTGATTCCAAGCCTT ATTCGGGTGCTCGTAAAGACCTCAACAGCGGTGATGCCTGGTATGATGCAGAAGAGGAATTTGGATGTGATGCTCGGAGTTGTaaagaagacagacaaacagggctGAATGATCAAGGGGACTCGAAGCAACAGAATG tgGATCCACTCACGAAGATTGATCGCTGTTTCTTGCTTTGTGTCTTAAACCTGCCAAACACTGTTACTGAG CATGATCTGCTGCTTTGGTTTGCAAAGTACCACACCAATCAAGTGTCCCTTTCCAATTTTACTAACACCAG GGTTGCAATAGTAAGTGTGAGGAACTCTAATGATGCAGAAGCTGCGGTAAGAGAGATGAATGGCCAAACCATTCAAGGCCATAAACTCCATGTGGAACACCTCCACAAGCCTCCCGCAAGTGATCAGGTCACCATGAAAGAGTCCTGCGTTCAACTTTCCCCTGCTGCCCATAAAGCAGGAGAAGAGCTGATACCGCCAAGCTCAAATAATAACTTCCATGCTGCCAGA CCACTCTGTTGCAGTCTGGATAAACTTACCAATGTCTGCACTACACCCACTGCATCTGGTACCTTTGTGCCACAGCATTACTGCACTATGGGTAGCTTTGACACAATCATGGCCCAGTTATCAGAGCGCTACCCGAAAATAGGCAAACAGCAGATCGTCAGTGCTTTGCTGGAGCTGCAAGAAAAGCATTGTGATCTTCTTACTCACTCAGCCACAGACTGA